The Candidatus Zixiibacteriota bacterium genome segment GAGAAGAGGAGCATCGATGCGGAAGCTCATGTGGGGTCTGGCGCTGCTGGGGCTGGTGCTCTCCACGGCATCCTGCGGCGGCAAACATACGGCACCGACGCCGGAGGTGGTCATGGTCGGTCGGGCCACACTCCCCGTCGACCCCGTCGATCCCGCCTGGCAGTCCGTGCCGGAGCACGTTGCCAAACTGCTGTTGCAGGACATGGTTGAGCCGCGGCTCTTGTTACCATCGACCGCCGAAGTCCGCGTGCGGGCGATTCACAACAACGTGGGTGTCGCCTTCCGCCTGGAGTGGTCCGACTCTACCGACGACGATGTCGCCACGCCATCGCGTTTCAGCGACGCCTGCGCGGTTCAGTTGCCCATGAATTCCGGGGCCGATCTACCGGCCCCGCAAATGGGAGAGAGCGAGCGGCCGGTGGAGATCACCTATTGGAATGCCGGATGGCAGGCGATAGTCGATGGACGCGCCGACACGATCACGGCGATCTATCCCAATGCCAGTATCGACCACTATCCGTTCGAGGCAAGATCACTGGACAAGAACTCGACAGCGCAGCATGAGATGGCGGCGCGGTATGCGCCAGCGCGCGCATTGGGCAATCCAATGGCCGGTCCGCGTGAGGTTCCGGTGCAGGACCTGATCGCCGAAGGCGCCGGTACTCTGACCCCGGCGGCGTCGACACGTTCACGGGGGCGCGGCGTGCGCACATCGAGCGGCTGGGCAGTGGTCATCATCCGCCCGTTGCCCGGTGGATTGACAGCGCAGAGTCGCTCGCAAGTCGCATTCGCCGTTTGGGAGGGTTCGCGCCAGGAAGCGGGTGCGCGCAAGATGCGCACCGGATGGGTGCCGTTGTCACGGGAGACGGCGCCATGAATCCCGATACCGTCCGCTTGCTCCGGGAGGCCGCGCAATGGCGGCTGCTCGGCCTGTTGTTCGAATGTCCCCAGGCCGGCTGGCAGCCGCAACTCGCCGCACTGGCCGGGGAAGCCGGGGATCACGCGCTGCAACGGGCCGTCGATGCGGCTTGTCACGAGGGCTCAATCGAATTGTACTCCACAATCTTCGGCCCCGGCGGCCCCGCCGCTCCCCGCGAGGTGAGCTACCGGGAGATGACGATCCCCGGGCAGATATTCGGTGAATTGAGGACGTATTACAGGGCTTTCGGTTATGAGCCCTCTTGTGGAGAAGCGCCCGATCACATCGCCGTGGAGTTGGGATTCGTCGCCTACCTGCGGCTGAAGGAGGCATATGCCCGCGAGCGACAGAATCCCGGAGAAGCGGACGTCGCTGCCGAGGCCGCGACCCGGTTCATAGCCGACCACTTGGCACCCATGGCAGTGTCGCTGGCCGAGAATCTGGCGCGTTCTGACGTCGCATACTTCGTCGCCGCCGGTGAGGCATTGCGCAATCGGATTATGAGGGCCACTGCACCGGTCACGGTATGAAATGACAATGAAAGCTGTTGTGCCACAATCGACCCTGCAACCGACCGTCAACTACGGCAACGATGGGCAAACAAGGGGCTTCAGCCCCTTGTTCACAGTATCATGATGCAAACCGAGACAATGGGCGCACGACCTGGATCTGCAGTGCCATTCGCCGACTGCACAGGGATCGTCTTGGCCGGGGGCCTGTCGACACGTTGGGGATGCTCCAAGGCCGATGTGACCTGGCGGGGACAGACGCTTCTGAGTCACGTCGTCGAGCGGCTGCGCACGGTGTCTTCCGAGGTGATCGCGGTGGCGCGTCGGGAGCAACAGACCTCTCACTGGCCGGTGGATCGCGTCGTCCATGATGATCCCACCCTTCCGGCCGGACCCTTGCGCGGAATCGTCGGCGGATTGGGCGCCTGTCGCACGTCGCTCGCCTTCGTCCTGTCGTGCGACACACCCGGAGTTCATCCCGCCTTGCTGATGGCGTTGCGTGATCGCCTTACCCCCGGGGGATTGGGCGTCATGGCGGAGTGGGATGATCGCATTCAACCGCTGGTCGCGCTCTATGCGATTGCGGCTCGCCGCCCATTGGAGGATTCACTGCGGCGCGGCGAACAATCCCCGACACGCGCCCTGGCGACGCTGCCATTGCGGATTCTGTCGGCATCCGAATGCCGGGATGTCGATCCGTTGGGGTTGAGTTTCATGAATCTGAACACTCCGGGCGACTTGGCCCGCCTGGAGAGCACGCTGGTGTCGGCATCGGATGGTGCCGTTCATTCAGTCGGTTGAGGATGCGCGGTGATCACAGGCCAGACGATCTCTCCATCATCTCGGATCGGAACCGATCGCGGCGGCCACGTCATGGTCAGGCCAGAGGAACCGCTGACCGATCCCTTCGGTCGGACACACACTTACCTGCGCGTTTCCGTAACCGATCGCTGCAACCTGCGGTGC includes the following:
- a CDS encoding molybdenum cofactor guanylyltransferase, with the protein product MPFADCTGIVLAGGLSTRWGCSKADVTWRGQTLLSHVVERLRTVSSEVIAVARREQQTSHWPVDRVVHDDPTLPAGPLRGIVGGLGACRTSLAFVLSCDTPGVHPALLMALRDRLTPGGLGVMAEWDDRIQPLVALYAIAARRPLEDSLRRGEQSPTRALATLPLRILSASECRDVDPLGLSFMNLNTPGDLARLESTLVSASDGAVHSVG
- a CDS encoding ethylbenzene dehydrogenase-related protein yields the protein MRKLMWGLALLGLVLSTASCGGKHTAPTPEVVMVGRATLPVDPVDPAWQSVPEHVAKLLLQDMVEPRLLLPSTAEVRVRAIHNNVGVAFRLEWSDSTDDDVATPSRFSDACAVQLPMNSGADLPAPQMGESERPVEITYWNAGWQAIVDGRADTITAIYPNASIDHYPFEARSLDKNSTAQHEMAARYAPARALGNPMAGPREVPVQDLIAEGAGTLTPAASTRSRGRGVRTSSGWAVVIIRPLPGGLTAQSRSQVAFAVWEGSRQEAGARKMRTGWVPLSRETAP
- a CDS encoding molecular chaperone TorD family protein, coding for MNPDTVRLLREAAQWRLLGLLFECPQAGWQPQLAALAGEAGDHALQRAVDAACHEGSIELYSTIFGPGGPAAPREVSYREMTIPGQIFGELRTYYRAFGYEPSCGEAPDHIAVELGFVAYLRLKEAYARERQNPGEADVAAEAATRFIADHLAPMAVSLAENLARSDVAYFVAAGEALRNRIMRATAPVTV